One Oncorhynchus clarkii lewisi isolate Uvic-CL-2024 chromosome 31, UVic_Ocla_1.0, whole genome shotgun sequence DNA segment encodes these proteins:
- the LOC139390770 gene encoding thymosin beta-like, whose translation MCRHPKTLAALSTSISFHPCPGGLEHTTVCNKATMSDKPDLTEIACFDKTKLKKTETKEKNPLPTKETIEQERKGDATP comes from the exons ATGTGCAGACACCCTAAGACACTCGCAGCCTTGTCTACCTCCATCTCTTTCCATCCCTGCCCCGGCGGATTAGAGCACACTACTGTGTGTAACAAAG caACAATGTCTGACAAACCTGACCTGACAGAGATTGCCTGTTTCGACAAGACCAAACTGAAGAAGACTGAGACGAAAGAGAAGAACCCCCTGCCAACCAAAGAGA CCATTGaacaggaaaggaaaggggatgCCACGCCTTGA